From one Rosa rugosa chromosome 4, drRosRugo1.1, whole genome shotgun sequence genomic stretch:
- the LOC133741782 gene encoding uncharacterized protein LOC133741782, which produces MEIPRGGPRRRGGGVREGRTGDRDRFRPIEELYDDDVESSIGVQPTPPMGEMADPGRLLRLARDINHLGAAKFHGSMDYMVADQWVEDMENYFEMMDCNEIEKRKLATFMLKGEARVWWNCMQKTIDVTTLTWDGFVRLFREKYFPASVREKLEREFLSLTQGKMTVTEYEAEFSRLYRFVKSMDAEDLAKKFQRGLNASIERDVAILELKVMKEILAKALIIEQQNLIHKEKETAERDFQGKGKAVAGNSGSRDFRGGYWKRQKTQFHHQAPARVAAAPLPPIRAVPVRQVAAAAPVRCYNCDELGHLSRACTKPRAKGCFRCGQTGHLAKDCTRPRVGGQGNQQRLLPPVPARVFAIGQRGTGVEAGNPTGQENQDGDRAA; this is translated from the coding sequence ATGGAAATTCCGAGGGGTGGGCCTAGACGTCGTGGTGGGGGTGTAAGAGAAGGTAGAACTGGTGATAGGGACAGGTTCCGTCCCATAGAGGAGCtttatgatgatgatgtagaGTCTTCTATCGGTGTACAACCTACTCCGCCCATGGGTGAAATGGCTGACCCTGGTCGTCTGTTGAGATTGGCTAGAGACATTAATCATCTGGGAGCAGCCAAGTTTCATGGAAGCATGGATTACATGGTGGCTGATCAATGGGTCGAGGATATGGAGAATTATTTCGAGATGATGGACTGTAATGAGATTGAAAAGAGGAAGTTAGCCACTTTCATGCTAAAGGGTGAGGCTAGGGTGTGGTGGAATTGTATGCAAAAGACCATTGATGTGACCACCCTGACTTGGGATGGTTTTGTGAGACTATTCCGAGAGAAGTACTTTCCAGCTTCAGTGAGAGAAAAATTGGAACGGGAGTTCCTCTCACTAACACAAGGGAAGATGACGGTGACAGAGTATGAGGCAGAGTTCTCTAGACTATATAGGTTTGTGAAATCAATGGATGCTGAGGATTTGGCCAAGAAGTTTCAGCGGGGGTTGAATGCTTCCATTGAGCGTGATGtggccattttggaactgaaggTCATGAAGGAAATTCTAGCAAAGGCTCTGATCATTGAGCAACAGAACTTGATTCATAAGGAGAAGGAAACAGCTGAGAGGGATTTtcagggaaagggaaaggcagtGGCAGGTAACAGTGGATCCAGAGACTTTAGGGGTGGATACTGGAAGAGACAAAAGACTCAGTTCCACCATCAGGCCCCAGCTAGAGTAGCAGCagctcctcttcctcctatTCGGGCCGTACCTGTCAGACAAGTTGCAGCTGCAGCGCCTGTGAGATGTTATAACTGCGATGAGTTGGGTCATCTCTCTAGGGCTTGCACTAAACCCAGGGCTAAGGGATGCTTTCGTTGCGGACAGACTGGACACCTTGCCAAGGACTGTACTCGACCCCGTGTTGGAGGACAGGGTAATCAGCAAAGGCTCTTACCTCCAGTACCAGCTAGAGTCTTTGCAATCGGTCAGAGAGGCACTGGGGTGGAAG